Sequence from the Eriocheir sinensis breed Jianghai 21 chromosome 63, ASM2467909v1, whole genome shotgun sequence genome:
AAATCATATGGGTAAGAAAGAGTGCTCTGGTTTTCTCTTTATTGGGTTATGTGTGTTTCCTTTACAATCCCTCTGCCTTACTGTGAGTGTCTTGTCCTCATCTGTCTCTCCCTCTGCAGATCTGACCCCCGGTACAAAAGATCGCTGGGCCAGACAATCCTCAACCTGTCACGAGTCATCCCGGACGGCCTCCtggtcttcttcccttcctacaccGTCATGAGGGACTGCCAGGAGGAGTGGCAGAACTCGGGGGTGTGGAGCAAACTgtcggagaggaaggtgaggaaaaggggcAATGAATAATAGCTCTCTAGGAAGGATTTTTATGAAGCAAACTctgaaaggaaagtgaggaaatgtgtcagagaagataaagaaaggaaaggaaaggaaaagaaagaaaggactttTATGGAGCAAACTGtcagagaggaaggtaaagaaaagtggCAATGAAAAAATAGCTCTAGAAAGAACTTTTAGTGTAAGCAATAGAATTTGTAAGAAAAAAGATGTTTATGAGTATTTCTTTTATACatacataggcaaaaattgataTATCAGAAAATATGGTTTCTTGAGAGTGTTTCTAGATACACATAAGCAGGAGTTGCAGTTgtaaggagatagaaaaagaaaggagagacttTGTTTAGAAATAAGAAATTAAAGTTATGTTTgtgatttctttatttatttattcatttccatAATAAATCTTTCTTTTATCAGCCCATATTTGTGGAGCCCAAGATCAAGGACGAGTTCCTGACAGCAATGCAGGAATATTACGAGAGAATCAAAGATCCAGCCTTCAGCGGGGCCTGTTTCATGGCCGTGTGCCGAGGGAAggtgagtgtggtgtggtgtgtactCATTCATGCCTCTCTGTTCCTACTTACACCTTACTAGTCACTGTGATTATCCCTGATGCCTCTTTGACTTAGGGAATCTGTCTTAATTAGTTGACATGGCATAGATGTTTGGCAATTTCTTCCTAGACACATATTCTTCCCCTTTTTTAGGTCTCATATTTTTCCCCTTTGGCAGGTCTCATGTTCTTCCCCTTGTGCaggtcctttttattttcctctggcAAGTCGCATATTCTTCCCCTTGAGtaggtctttttttattttcctctatggCAAGTCTCATATTCTTCCCCTGTGCTGGTCTTCTGTTTTCCCCTTCTGCAGGTCTCATGTATTTCCCCTTTTGCAGGTCTCGGAAGGACTGGACTTCGCAGACCGCAATGGCCGGGCTGTAATAATAACAGGGCTGCCGTACCCTCCCCTCAAGGACCCCAGGGTGATGCTCAAGCAGAAGTACCTGGATGAGGCTCGCTTGAGACGTAAAGTGAGTCCAACAAGGAGCGCTAATTTACTTGCGGTAGAGTTGTGTTCTGGGGGGTGCCAGAGGAAAGGGAATGTAAGGGAAAATGGCAAGATAGATTACGAAAGTTAGTGGATGTAAGAATGTTTGAAGTGATTGTAAGAATGTTGGAAGTGAATGTAGGGGTAAGTTAGAGTAAGGTTAGTGAATGTAAGGATGTTAGAAGTGAATGTATGAGTAAGTTAGTGTAAAATTAGTTAATATAATGCAAAAATCTACACCCTCTTGTCAACTCATTAGACATTGTTATTGTTCCCCtacccccattttctttccctttatattCCTCATCTTATTTTAGGGTCACTGTTTCTTATTTCTCGTATCCATTCTTGCTTATTGAGGGAACTCTGGGTCTACTgcatttttttactttccttgatgccctttcttgataataataaaaaataaaaatgatttgCCATCCTTCTTAGCATGGACTGACTGGCTAGATCATTAATTCACTTATTGTACAGTTATCCAAaatagtgagagaggaaaggaaatgaaggaaaaggctgAACTAGAAGATAAAATTTAGTAAATGCAtttcttatacttttttcccAGCATaataatttcccttccctcccagcatGGACTGACTGGCCAGACGTGGTACAGCTTGGAGGCGTCACGGGCAGTCAACCAAGCCGTGGGCCGAGTCATCCGCCACAAGGACGATTATGGAGCCGTCATTCTCTGCGACAGCCGGTTTGCCGAGAACCATTTCAAGACCCAGCTGTCAGCGTGGATTCGTCCATTCATCATGAACTACAACAAGTTTGGTCCAGTCATGAAGGACATCACACAGTTCTTCAGGCAGGCCCTCACGATGGTGGGTGTGCCTGGAGATAGCATTGTGTTCATCTTGTCCTCTTTCAActtctctcattgctttcactttccttttctctctctcgggaTTTCAGGTGTTAGTGGGTGCTGAACAGGTAGCATATAGTGTTTGTACTCCTCCCTCGCTACCCGATTCATCACTTATAATAGTATAATAACCGTAATAGAGGAAAAGTCATCCCCCACCTTTTAAATCATGTTGTGTTTTTGTCCGCCCCTTTTTTACTCTTCTTACTTTATGGGTGAGAGTATATGATCATCAAAGTGGGAGAGACTCATTGCCCATCCAACCCACTAAGGGAAAGTAAGGATGTCAcacgagaagaagaaagcagaaaacTGTTGCTACTGTTTAAATTGAATTCTTGATTATTTTTCAGCTGCCTCAACCCAAGTATGATGGCGTGGACAGACCACCTGCTCCAACTAGCCAATTCAAGGACTCCACTCCATTTACGTCTGACCCTGCTGGTGCTCAAGGCCTTCAAGCAGTGGACTCCCGACCCGCCACCTCCAGGAGCATGTCAAAGAGACCCAGCGAATCTCAGGATACCGAAGACAACAGCTCAGAATACAAGTCATACCTGAAGTACCCCAAAGAAGACCCTGCCAAAAGTGCCGCCAAGAGCGACAAATCATTATTCTCGCTCCTGGATCATCAAGTGGAGGCCAAGGTTTCAGAATTCAGCTTCTCCGCCCCTCCACCTGTACCTGACTATCACGATATCCAGCAGAACAAGAAAAGACGAAGGATTAAGATCATCCCGAGGGTAGAGTCAGCACCAGTCAGTAATGGGGATGCTGATAATGCCTCTGAAGATGTATTGAAGCCTGAGAATGCTGCAGAAGGTGTCTCATCATGTTCCGGTGAAGCAGAAAGGCTGTGCAGAGAGACATCAAGCAGTGAAGGAGGTGTCTCAAAGCATATCCTGAAGCCTTTGAATGCTCCTGAAGTTCTCTCGTCAGGTTTCAGGGAAGAGGATCGAGAGGAGCTGTGTCACCCAATGGACCCTGAAGACATTGCCAAGAAAGCTGCTGATGATAAAATaaatgacaagaaaaagaaaatgaaggctaTTGGGGCATACATTATGGAGGTAAGTGCATGTTTATAGAAGATATCAAACTTAAACCAACTAACAAACTTGCTTACtgactaactatctaactaacaaGCTTGCTAACTAAATGACCGACTATCTAATTAACTTAAACTAACCTTATGgcattgatgtgtatttttaggAAATGACAAAATCCTCTTGCACCGTGTAATTATTTTTCCACTATTTTATTCTGTGCAACACTTATATTATACCAAACTTCAGCAGTAGGTGGACAATGCAAGAACATACATAGTAGCTACAACAGGGAAaaaaattattttagtgtatagAAATTTCTGCATGTTATTTCTGCAACGTTTATGTTATACCAGACTTCAGCAGTAGGTGAACAACACATGAACATACATAGGAAAAACATAGGAAAAAAATTGTCTAAGTGTTTTATTCTATTTCCAGGTGAAAGCTGTGGTTCCTAGGGAGAAGTATGTTGTGTTTGCATCAGCCATCAAGACTTTCAAGAGCACCAACGATTTTGAGACACTGATGACGGTGTTCCCAACCGTCTTCAACAACACTCCACAGCACCAGGCACTCATTGCAAGTATGTGCAGCTCTTCAACACCACAAAGAAACATTTTTAATTGTTCATGTGCTGTCTCTTTGATCTTTATTCTTGTTACGTATGAAATTAAGAATGAGAAAGTTCAGTTCTTTATTTGAATTAAGAGACCTTTGTTTTAATTTTCAGAGTTTCAGATTTTCCTGAAGAAGGAGGACAAAATAAAGTTCCAGGCTTCCCTCGCTGAAATGGCACAAAGCTGACCAAAGTAAAGTCTAGTCTTTCCATGGAAGGAATTTTGCACACTGTGATACTACTTCATGGCTGCATTTTTTAAAGTATTTTTTAATTTAAGTTTTATAGTAAATGAACTGTGAAGCAAAGTGCAAAAGCTAACACTTGTCTATCGGTGAGTCTAAATAAAGAGTTGGAGGGAACACATTCAGGTTTTATAACTTCTTTGTGTTTTATTGGAATGCCTTTATCcattagcagcgacgggccaaatttgtggctttaccgtgtagcagcgacgggccaaatttgtggctttaccgtgtagcagcgacgggccaaatttgtgccatgattttaaccccccaaaatagatgatgcataaactgatcataaatgctttgatatatattatgaaatggtttgtgtgaggggtgatttttttctcatttttctcgcttagagggaccattaagaatcaggatccccgctgttaccgggttaatctGTCTTGTGATGGTTTAGGCACCTTGACCACCACAGTGACTTGGTAGTTCACCGCCCCACACCGCGCTTTACTCGTGATGGGTTCGTGTGCATCAAGAGGAGAGtaccgagacacctctcctcccaaaagtGACCTCTCGATCTTGACCATtcttcagattttttttataggggcagtgtttagcaggcttttgtcactttttttgcccttgagctgctttctttgctgtaaaaaaaaagttactctgtCCCCCCTTGGAGTGGGCATAAACAGGACGGGTTCACCAGGGATCATTTACAGAAACGGGTCAAATTATCTGTGGTTCGATTGTTCTTGAGTCACTGTTTCAAATCACGTTTTCTATGGCGGCGAGCAGTGGCTACCGGAGTTGTCTTGCTTTGAGGTTTACATGCTATCTGTTCTTCCTTCGTGAACCTTTTTTGCATTGGGAGAAAGTTTTGCTTCTTGAGTTAGTAGTAGAAGTGCTTATGAGAGGGAAATTATTTATAGCTTTTATTATCAATAGGTCGGTGATTTCATTGTTTGTTTACGTCGTTAAGCTCTGGGAGGGTTGGCACTCCTGTATGTGTCAAGTGAGGGTCTAGGCGCCCCCAACACTCTCACAATTAAAATACAATGGGCTCTCTGAGGACGCACAGGACCGGGGAACATGATCTAAACACTAAATGAAGAGCAGGCACCGGGCAGGCACATTTTTGAGGGTTGGCTCGGGAGGTGTTGCCAGGCCTAGCAGACGAAGCCCAGGCCCAGGGAAGATGGCCGCCCTTGTCAAGGATGTGCGGCTGAGGCGGAGCGAAACCTGCGGCTTCGGCTTCTCTATCCTCGGAGGCGCCGGCTCGGAGCTCCCGCCGATCATTTACGACATCATTGAAGGCTCGCCGGCCGCTAACTC
This genomic interval carries:
- the LOC126987020 gene encoding regulator of telomere elongation helicase 1 homolog, with the protein product MTSTTLHGVDVRFPFEPYEVQKAYMEKVIECLQNGVNGILESPTGTGKTLCLLCSSLAWLETAKAKYAAMRQGAAETAPALNMQLAGATGSSWTGDRLAPPKIIYSSRTHSQLSQAISEFKRTKYKYMKMAVIGSRDQMCVHPEVSKETNNNTKVQMCQIKVKSKHCHYYNQVDAKKDDPELRKDVLDIEDLVAMGKKRSFCPYYMTKELKRDADIIFMPYNYLLDPKTRKANGVELAGNIVIFDEAHNVEKMCEEAASQQFGSTDLALCIDEVTQVMKKNHENAESEYVAANSSQGMADDFSPDDLYTLKALFLELEKAIDTITVPAGGTGAMFPGSYMFELLGKADITPTKKSVIIELLDKLIQFLTVNSSSPYQRKGVGLQKFLDLINTVFSRDFYSPEQMELVKRSYKVYVSIEEPKKKMGGLKDGWNTPNTNTLSSKTGRLISYWCFHPGFGMQYLVEEGSKCVILTSGTLSPLSSFASELQVPFPVQLENPHIIKKNQVWVGAICNGPDGFSLNSSFKNRSDPRYKRSLGQTILNLSRVIPDGLLVFFPSYTVMRDCQEEWQNSGVWSKLSERKPIFVEPKIKDEFLTAMQEYYERIKDPAFSGACFMAVCRGKVSEGLDFADRNGRAVIITGLPYPPLKDPRVMLKQKYLDEARLRRKHGLTGQTWYSLEASRAVNQAVGRVIRHKDDYGAVILCDSRFAENHFKTQLSAWIRPFIMNYNKFGPVMKDITQFFRQALTMLPQPKYDGVDRPPAPTSQFKDSTPFTSDPAGAQGLQAVDSRPATSRSMSKRPSESQDTEDNSSEYKSYLKYPKEDPAKSAAKSDKSLFSLLDHQVEAKVSEFSFSAPPPVPDYHDIQQNKKRRRIKIIPRVESAPVSNGDADNASEDVLKPENAAEGVSSCSGEAERLCRETSSSEGGVSKHILKPLNAPEVLSSGFREEDREELCHPMDPEDIAKKAADDKINDKKKKMKAIGAYIMEVKAVVPREKYVVFASAIKTFKSTNDFETLMTVFPTVFNNTPQHQALIAKFQIFLKKEDKIKFQASLAEMAQS